The region GGATCGCGGCGACCACGGCGGCCAGGGCGAAGAGAAGCGCCGGCGCGAGAAATCGGGTCCGGCGGGCGCGTACCCGTCCCGTGGGCGCCTTTCCGTCCCCGACGGGGGCGATCAGGCGATAGCCCCCTTTGCGGATCGTCTCCACGTAACGGGGATGCTTGGGATCGTCTCCGAGCGCTTCACGGAGCGCCCAGACGGCGCGGTGGATCGAGTTCTCGCCGACGACGACGCCGTCCCAGACGGTGTCGATCAGCTCCCGCCGGGAGATTACCCGGCCCGGCCGCGAAGCGAGATGCGCCAAGAGACACATCACCCGCGGCTCGACGGTCACGACCGTGTCGCCGCGCCGGAGCGCGCTCCCCTCCGGATCGACCATCCAGTCGCCGACGCGGAAACCGCCCGCCCCCTTCGCGCCGGTCGGTTCGCTCATCGCCGCGCCCGGCGACGGGGACCCCGCGCGCCCGCGCTTATATCCGTTCGAGCAACCCGGTACGGGCGTTGAACCGTTCGATCGCTTCGTCCCATGCGTCCACCTTGGCGAACTGCGACGCCCAGTAATCGTCGTCGTGCCACTGGGCGTCCAACTCCTCCACCGTCTTCCCCTGCTGCTCGATCCAGGTGAAATACTTGAGATTGTGCATACGCTTTTTGTCGTAGTGGGACAGCTCGATCATGTAGTCCGTGCCGAGCCCGAGCATGCCCCCCTCGTAGGCGACCGCCGCGTCCCGAGACGTGAAAGCGCCGTGGCGTTCCCGCTCCTCGCGGATCCGGGACCCGTACATCTCCATCGAATCGGTGGCGACCGTGAAGACCAGGTCCCTTTCGTTCATCTCGTAATACTTCGCCATCTTCACGGCGCCCATCAGGTTGGCGATGGAGGAGATGCCGAGCAGGTCGAGCTTCGCCGCCAGCTCCGGATCGACCTTCCGTTCCTCGACGAGCCAACGCTTTCCCTCTTCCTCGTTGAAGAGTCGCATGAGCCGTATGTTGGGACGGTCGTCGATCCCGGCGACCATGTCCATGTTCTTCAGATTGTGGATCCAGGGGACGTGCTTGTCGCCGATCCCCTCGATCCGGTGGCCGCCGTAGCCGTTGAAGAGAAGGGTGGGGCACTGGAGCGCTTCGCCGGCGCAAACGGCGAGACGCGGATGGATCTCGCGGAGATACTCGGCCGAGCCGAGCGTCCCCGCCGAGCCCTGCGTGAGGAAGAGTGCGCGGAAGCGGTCCCCCGGACGGGAGACGGCGGCGAAGACCTCCTCCATCGCCGGACCGGTGACGGCGTAGTGCCAGAGCGGGTTGCCGATCTCGCTGAACTGGTTCAGGTTGACGATCGATTCGCCCCGCTCCGCGAGCAGCTCCTTCGCCTTGTCGTAGATCTCCTTGACGTTACTCTCACAGCCGGGCGTGGCGAATACCTCGGCGCCCACCTCGCGCAGCCAATCGAATCGTTCCCGCGACATCTCCTCCGGCAGGACGGCGATGGATTCGCAACCGAGGAGGCGCGAATCGTAGGCGCCCCCGCGACAGTAGTTCCCGGTGGAGGGCCAGAGCGCCTTCTGGCGGGTCGGGTCGAAACGGCCGGTGACCAGCTTCTCCACGAGCGGCCCGAATGTGGCGCCCACTTTGTGCGACCCGGTGGGGAAGTACTTGCCGATCAGCATCAGTATCCGCGCGCGCACACCGGTCAGCTCCCGCGGCAGCTCGATGAAATTGACGCCGCCGAACCCGCCCCCCTTCGACACCGGCTCGTTCTTCCAGGTGATCCGGAAAAGATTGAGCGAATCGATGTCCCAGAGGCCGATCCCGCGCAGCTTCTCCCGAATCTTCTCCGGGACGAGGGAGGGATCCCGCATCTGCTTGTAGGTCGGGATGATGATCCCCCGCTCCCGGCACCGCTCGACCGTTCGCTCGAGCACTTCCTCGTTCACGCGTTCCCAATCCGCGTTCATATTCCCTCTCCTCCGTTCTCGGCCGCTTCCCGCGGCGGGCGGGCGGCCGGCAATCGTATCGTAAGTATAAGTAAGTGATTATCCTACGGCTCCGGTTTCTTGTCCAGCCCCCCATCGGAGCCGCCGGAGCGGGGCGGGGCGGAGTGTTTAACCGCTTGATTTGGCGGCGACTATCTGCGATAATTATTATGTATTCGATGACAGCCTCTCCTCCCGTCGCGTACTCCCCCGCAGGAAAAGGAAAACGCGCGGCTCCACCTTTACGGCCCGGGTGGAACCCGCGATGCATCGCCGGCCGATTCAGGGAGACCCCGACATGAAACGTGCCCCGCTCATCCCGATCGCGCTTCTCGCCCTCTGCCTGCTTGCCTGGGCCGCGCCCGCCGCCGTCCAAGCGCGCGACGCCACGCCGCCGACGAGTTATCTGATCCGCCTGGCGGACGAATCGGCGATTCGCACGGCGACCATGCCCGCCGTGGACGAAGCCGCCTATCGGGCGGAAGACGCGCGGATGTTGGAAGATGATCCCGACACGCCGCCCCGCTTCGCCGCCGCCATCGCCGTCTCCCTCACGCCGCAAAACGACGGCACCTGGGAGACACTGGACGACGGATCGCGTGTCTGGCGTCTCCGCGTGGTCTCCGCGGGCGCCCGCTCTCTCAACTTCGGTCTCGTTCCTTTCCGTGTTCCCGAGGGAGCGATGCTTCACGTATACGGCAAGAATCGGGACGAGTTCGCGGGCCCCTACCAGACGGAACACGCGGTGGAGGGCGAGCTGTGGACGCCGATCATCCGGGGCGACGAGGCGACCCTCGAACTCTTCCTCCCCGCCGGCGCCGCCTTCGAGCCGGAGATCGTCGTCTCGCAGGTAGGCCACGACTATGTCGGCTTCGCCCAAATGGCGATGGATAAAATCCGTCAGGGGTCGTGCAACAACGATGTGATCTGCCCCGAAGGGGATCCCTGGCGCGACGAGATCGCTTCGGTGGGCGTCTATATGCGGTCGGGCCAGTGGTATTGCACCGGCCAGATGCTGAACAGCGTCACCGACGACGACCCACCTCCCTACTTCCTCACCGCCTATCACTGCGGCATCAGCACGTCCAACGATCAGACCGTCGTCGTCTACTGGAACTTCGAATCCCCCGTTTGCGGGATGCTGAACGGCGGTTCCCTCTCGGACCACCAGTCCGGGTCATTGCTGCGCGCCCGCTACTCCTCGTCGGACTTCTGCCTGATCGAGCTTTCGGCGGATCCGGACACCTCCTTCCACGTTTTCTATTCCGGATGGGACGCCACAGGATCGGCGGTAAGCAGCTGCACCGCCATCCACCATCCGCAGTGTGAAGAGAAGATGATCAGCTTCAACACCGACGCATTGACGGTGACTTCCTATCTGTACAACACCGTCCCCGGTGACGGAACCCATTGGCGGGTAGACGATTGGGAGGACGGCACCACCGAAGGCGGCAGCTCCGGCTCCGGCATCTGGGACCCCAGCCACCGTCTGGTCGGCCAGCTCCACGGCGGCTACGCCTCCTGCACTTCCCTCACCTCCGATTGGTACGGCCGTCTCTCCGTCTCCTGGAACGGCGGCGGGTCCAGCGCGAACCGCCTCCGCGACTGGCTCGATCCGAACAGCACGAACACCCGCGTGCTGGACGGCATCGACCCGAACGCGATCGACACGGGAGTGGAGACCGCCCACGGCGTCGCCCCTTCCCGTTTCTCGTTGCAGCCGAACACGCCGAACCCGTTCAACCCGACCACGCAAATCCGCTTCACCATTCCGGAAGGGAACGGCAAGCAGTCGGTCTCTCTGGTCGTTTATGACGCGTCGGGGCGCAAGATCCGCACCCTCGTGAACGGTCCGGAGGCGCCCGGCCTTCACACCGTGGAATGGAACGGCACGGACGACCGCGGCGGGGACGTCGCGAGCGGCGTGTACTTCTGCCGGCTTCTCTCGGGCGAGCGGAGCGAGACGCGGCGTCTCGTGCTCGTCCGGTAACGCACCCCCCATCCTCCCCAAAAGAAGAAGCCCGGGGCACGTACCCCGGGCTTCTCGTTTTACTCGCGCGCGCGATCGCGCCTCGCGACTCCCTAGAGGATGATCACCGAGTCGTCGGTGCCGTGCGTGTTGGGAAGGTACTTGTCCGCGGACCAATCGTTCTCCCACTTCTTGCCGTCCAGCAGATAGCGGAAGCGATACTCCCTCCCCGGCTTCAGGGAGACGTCGAGACTGAAGCCGCCGTCCTTGCGGCGCTTCATCGGGTGCTTTTTGGGGTCCCATTCATTGAATTCCCCGCACAGGCTGGCCTTCTTCGCCTCCACCTGCGGGGGCAACTCAAAGGTGACACGGCAGGACTTTCCGGTGGGTGTGTATTTTTTCTTCATCCCTTTTTCCTCCATACATGCGGTGATGGGTTCCGCATCGTTGTTCGATCTCCAATGTAACACGAACCGGGGCATCCTACCACGGCGAGACGGGGCGTCAAAGCCCTCGAACCAAAAATCAATCCCTCCCCATCCGCGCGCATCCGAAACACCGCCTTGTAATTTACTATATGGCAATGAGTTTGGTTTGCGGCCCGCCCGGGAGGGAGGCTACCGGCCGAAAAGACGGTCGGTGTCGACGGAAAGGGAGAACGCGTGTCGTGCCACGGCCGGAATATCAACCGCCCGGGGAGCCTCCGCGTAATCATAGCGGAATCCGAAGGGAAGGAACTCCTCGAGGGCGATTCCATAGCCGCGGGTGTCTTCTTGAATCCCCGCTTCCGGGTCGTCCACTCTCCCCCAACGGTAGGAAAAGGCGCGGAAGAGGCGGAATTCGATTCCTTCGCGTTCGACGGCATCCCCGCTCGACAGATCCTTTCCCCTCTCCCAACCGAGGAGGACCTCCAGGGAGAGGAACCTCCCGTCGGTGAGACCACCCGACTCCCCCGCTTCGACCCCGAAGCGGAATCCGCCCCCGACGTGCACTTGCCGGGGGAGTTCCTCGGGCCGGCCCACCGGGTAGTCGGCCACGCCGGCGCCCCCCAGATGAAGCCGGGACGCCCCGACGATCGGATTCCGGTAGACGAGAACGCTCTCCGGGGAACGATTCCCGGAGATCGCATCGCGTCCGAAGCGGAAGGGACCGGCCGGGGCGCCGTCCGGCACGGCCTCCACGCAGGGTGGGGAGAGCCGAAGAAGAGCGGCGAGAAGAAGCGGGCCGGAAACGGGTTGATCGACGCGGCCACCATTCCATTCCTTCAGGGATCGTTCGTCATAACGGAAACGACGGGCGTTCGAACAAATTCTCTTTTAAGGAATCGGGAGGTCGGGGCGGGTCCGGCCGCAAACGAGAGAGGGAGAGGAGGTGACGAAGACGCGGGGGGCGAAGATGCTCGATCATGATGCGAGGGACGCGCCCCCCGCGTGGGTATCGCGATCAGCCCGCGGCGTGCCCGGCGCTCCCTCCGTGCCAGCG is a window of Candidatus Eisenbacteria bacterium DNA encoding:
- a CDS encoding pyridoxal-phosphate dependent enzyme, whose protein sequence is MNADWERVNEEVLERTVERCRERGIIIPTYKQMRDPSLVPEKIREKLRGIGLWDIDSLNLFRITWKNEPVSKGGGFGGVNFIELPRELTGVRARILMLIGKYFPTGSHKVGATFGPLVEKLVTGRFDPTRQKALWPSTGNYCRGGAYDSRLLGCESIAVLPEEMSRERFDWLREVGAEVFATPGCESNVKEIYDKAKELLAERGESIVNLNQFSEIGNPLWHYAVTGPAMEEVFAAVSRPGDRFRALFLTQGSAGTLGSAEYLREIHPRLAVCAGEALQCPTLLFNGYGGHRIEGIGDKHVPWIHNLKNMDMVAGIDDRPNIRLMRLFNEEEGKRWLVEERKVDPELAAKLDLLGISSIANLMGAVKMAKYYEMNERDLVFTVATDSMEMYGSRIREERERHGAFTSRDAAVAYEGGMLGLGTDYMIELSHYDKKRMHNLKYFTWIEQQGKTVEELDAQWHDDDYWASQFAKVDAWDEAIERFNARTGLLERI
- a CDS encoding isoamylase early set domain-containing protein; the protein is MKKKYTPTGKSCRVTFELPPQVEAKKASLCGEFNEWDPKKHPMKRRKDGGFSLDVSLKPGREYRFRYLLDGKKWENDWSADKYLPNTHGTDDSVIIL
- a CDS encoding T9SS type A sorting domain-containing protein, whose translation is MKRAPLIPIALLALCLLAWAAPAAVQARDATPPTSYLIRLADESAIRTATMPAVDEAAYRAEDARMLEDDPDTPPRFAAAIAVSLTPQNDGTWETLDDGSRVWRLRVVSAGARSLNFGLVPFRVPEGAMLHVYGKNRDEFAGPYQTEHAVEGELWTPIIRGDEATLELFLPAGAAFEPEIVVSQVGHDYVGFAQMAMDKIRQGSCNNDVICPEGDPWRDEIASVGVYMRSGQWYCTGQMLNSVTDDDPPPYFLTAYHCGISTSNDQTVVVYWNFESPVCGMLNGGSLSDHQSGSLLRARYSSSDFCLIELSADPDTSFHVFYSGWDATGSAVSSCTAIHHPQCEEKMISFNTDALTVTSYLYNTVPGDGTHWRVDDWEDGTTEGGSSGSGIWDPSHRLVGQLHGGYASCTSLTSDWYGRLSVSWNGGGSSANRLRDWLDPNSTNTRVLDGIDPNAIDTGVETAHGVAPSRFSLQPNTPNPFNPTTQIRFTIPEGNGKQSVSLVVYDASGRKIRTLVNGPEAPGLHTVEWNGTDDRGGDVASGVYFCRLLSGERSETRRLVLVR